Below is a genomic region from Kribbella qitaiheensis.
GTAGAGCCCGGCCGCGGCGATCGGCGAGAGCGCGGCGACGGTCGGGTCCTTCAACTCGGAGACCTCGCGGGCGGCGCCGGCGGTGTCGTCGGCGACCACCGTCGACCAGCCGTGTTCGCGGATGATCTTGCGGCACTGCCCGAGCGCGTGCACGTGGCTGCGGACGGTCGTGATCGACTCGATCGAGGTGCCCGGCGTGACCATCAGCTGGAAGTGGATCGGCAGGAAGAACTCGCCGATGAGGTGCAGCCCGGAGTCCGGCAGCAGGTGGTGGATGTCCGCGACCCGGCCCGCGATCGAGTTGTCGACCGGGATCATCGCCAGCCCGGCCCGGCCGGTACTGACCGCCTCGAGGGCGTCCTCGAACGTCGTACAGGGTAGCTGTTCACGGTCGGGAAACATCTCGGTGCACGCCATCGCCGAATTGGCTCCTGGCTCACCCTGGTACGCGATCGGTCCGTCCACGGTTTCCCAGCCTAGTGCCACCCTGTCTCACCCCTTGAATCAGGTGTCCGACTTGCGGACCTTCTTGGGTGCGCCGGTGGTCGCCCGGCCCTCCAGCGACTTGGCCTTGGTGGCGTACATGTCGACGTACTCCTGGCCGGACAGCTCCATGATCTTGTACATGATCTCGTCGGTGACGGCGCGCAGGATGAGGCGATCGCCCTCCATCCCGTCGTACCGCGAGAAGTCCAGCGGTTCGCCGAACTTGATCGTGGGGGAGGCGAGCGAGGCGACGATCTTGCCGGGCGGCGCGACCACGTCGGTCCCGATCACACCGCACGGGATCACCGGGACCTTCGTCTCCAGCGCCAGCCGGGCCACGCCGGTCCGGCCCTTGTAGAGCTTGCCGTCGTGCGACCGGGTGCCCTCGGGGTAGATGCCGAACAGGTCGCCGCGCTCCAGCACCTTCATCCCGGCCCGGATCGCGCCCTCGGACGCCGAGCCGCCGGAGCGGTCGATCGGGACCTGGCCGGTGCCCTTGAAGAAGCCGCGCTGGAAGGTGCCCTTGATGCCGGCGCCGGTGAAGTAGTCGGACTTGGCCACGAAGGTGATCCGGCGGCGCACTACCAGTGGCATGAAGATCCAGTCGGCGTACGACAGATGGTTGCTGGCGATGATCGCCGGACCCAGCTCCGGGATGTGCTCGGCGCCTTCCACCTTCGGCCGGAACAGCCGGCGGACCGGCGGGCCGACGACGACGTTCTTCAGCATCCAGTAGATGCCCTTGCCGTCGCCTTCGCCCGGGTCGTCGACTCCGGTGGTGCGGTCCGGTTCGGGCCGCGGCGACTGCGCCGGTTCCGTCATCGATGTCCTCTCCCTCACGTTCCCCGAGCCCTCATGATGCCGTATCGGCCGCCGGAGAGCGTCAGTCCAGCGGTGCGGGCGCGGAGCGCACCTCCAGTTCCCCGCGCAGCGCCGCCACAACCCCACGCTTCCGAATCGCGTGCCGGATCCCGTACCGCGGGCAGCTCGGCAGCCGCTTCGCCGGACACCCGCACCTGGAAGGCCGGGTACGTCGTGCCAGAGTTCCGGGTCGACGGCGACGGTCGGCACAACTACTAAGGCTCCAGGTCGAGTGCCGCGCGACTGATACCTCCGGCAACATCAGTACGCCGGAACGCTTCGCCGTCACGCTGTTGCGTCCAGCACCGACCTGCACCGAAATCATCACCGGAACGCTGAACGGCCCACTGTCATTGGGTTCTGGCGTCACGTGCCTGGTAGGTGCCTCGATCAACGGCCCAGGTCGGGCCGCCGATCAACTACGCACTGTCCTGACAGGCAGGTCCACCATCTAGGCCAGATCCGTCAGACGGCCAGATCCTTCACACGCGGACGACGTACTTGCCCTTGCCGCGCCCTTCGGCCAGAGCCTGCTGGGCTTCGGCCGCGCGCTCGAGACCATCGACAGGCGTCAGCTCGATCGACAGCTCACCCGCATTCGCTTTGCCAAGCACCTCCGCAAGCGCCTCGCCGACCAACTCCGGCGCGTTCGCGGCGTACCCGCGGATGCTGAAGCCGCCGATCGACACATTGCCGCCGAACAAGCGACCGGCCGCCGGCAGCGTCATCGGAGTACCGCCGGCATTGCCGAACAGCACGATCCGCCCGCCCGCGGCGACCAGCTCGAGGTCGGTATCGATCCATTCCGTCCCCTGTGGATCAAGAATCAGATCCACGCCCCGCCCGCCCGTCCGCTCGCGCACGGCTTCCACCAAACCCTCACCACGAACCAGCGCAGCGTCGTACCCCGCCTTCTCAGCCGAACCAGCGCGACTCGCGCTCCCCACGGTCCCCAGCAGCAGGCCGGCGCCATTCAGCCGAGCCAGCGACGCCAGCGCCTGCCCGACACCGCCGGCAGCCGAGTGGACGAGCACGCTGTCGCCCTTACGCAGCCGCCCGGCCGGGCCCAGCAACAAGGCTGCTGTGGTCAAAGTGCCGGGAGCAGCCGCTGCTTGCTCGAACGACAGCCCCTCCGGAATCGCAACGACCAACTGAGCCCGTACGACAGCGACTTCGGCGAGGCCGCCGGATCCGGT
It encodes:
- a CDS encoding prephenate dehydratase is translated as MDGPIAYQGEPGANSAMACTEMFPDREQLPCTTFEDALEAVSTGRAGLAMIPVDNSIAGRVADIHHLLPDSGLHLIGEFFLPIHFQLMVTPGTSIESITTVRSHVHALGQCRKIIREHGWSTVVADDTAGAAREVSELKDPTVAALSPIAAAGLYGLDILARDVEDEHHNTTRFLVLSREPHLPPVGSGPTITSFVYRVRNVPAALYKAMGGFATNGVNMTKLESYQLGGSFFATQFYADVEGHPEDPNLALALEELAFFSVEVRLLGVYPAHPFREQIAEPAANRALRPHH
- a CDS encoding lysophospholipid acyltransferase family protein; protein product: MTEPAQSPRPEPDRTTGVDDPGEGDGKGIYWMLKNVVVGPPVRRLFRPKVEGAEHIPELGPAIIASNHLSYADWIFMPLVVRRRITFVAKSDYFTGAGIKGTFQRGFFKGTGQVPIDRSGGSASEGAIRAGMKVLERGDLFGIYPEGTRSHDGKLYKGRTGVARLALETKVPVIPCGVIGTDVVAPPGKIVASLASPTIKFGEPLDFSRYDGMEGDRLILRAVTDEIMYKIMELSGQEYVDMYATKAKSLEGRATTGAPKKVRKSDT
- a CDS encoding quinone oxidoreductase family protein, translated to MRALLFDEPAADTATTRVAEVPVPEPGPNEVSIDVRAAGVNFIDVMARRGDPGYATGWPFVPGLEVAGTVRALGAGVSGPAVGTPVAAFTGSGGLAEVAVVRAQLVVAIPEGLSFEQAAAAPGTLTTAALLLGPAGRLRKGDSVLVHSAAGGVGQALASLARLNGAGLLLGTVGSASRAGSAEKAGYDAALVRGEGLVEAVRERTGGRGVDLILDPQGTEWIDTDLELVAAGGRIVLFGNAGGTPMTLPAAGRLFGGNVSIGGFSIRGYAANAPELVGEALAEVLGKANAGELSIELTPVDGLERAAEAQQALAEGRGKGKYVVRV